One Halosegnis longus DNA window includes the following coding sequences:
- a CDS encoding sulfatase, whose product MTDADNVLFVVLDTVRKDHLTPYGYDRETTPTLESLAAEATVYEQAVSPAPWTLPVHASMFTGLYPSQHGASQEQPYLDESIGTLAEALQSAGYDTACYSSNAWITPYTRLTAGFDEQDNFFEVMPGEFLSGTLADLWQKVNDNDTLRSVANKLVEVGNDIHEYFAGAEGADSKTPEVIDNAIDFTDDADEWFTFVNLMDAHLPVYPPEEYAQQFAPGVDATEVCQNSKEYNSGARDISESEFEDIRGLYDAEIRHMDAELDRLFSHLKETDQWEDTLVVVCADHGELHGEHGLYGHEFGIYDPLVNVPLVVKTPGEEGRRDDTQVEMQDLYHTVLDFTGVSAGRGEPLDSTRSLLSADYRDFADGEYAFVEYHRPVVELKQLETKAEEAGITLDEESRYYSRMRAARRVDGKYIRNERITDEAYRIDTDPEERDDRIDDPDEVVEEIEATLREFETRVGETWDDDYDPDADVLGEMDGTAKDRLQDLGYLE is encoded by the coding sequence ATGACAGACGCGGACAACGTCCTCTTCGTCGTGCTGGACACCGTCCGGAAGGACCATCTCACCCCGTACGGCTACGACCGTGAGACGACGCCGACGCTCGAGTCGCTCGCCGCGGAGGCGACCGTCTACGAGCAGGCCGTCTCGCCCGCCCCGTGGACCCTCCCCGTCCACGCCTCCATGTTCACCGGCCTGTACCCGAGTCAACACGGCGCGAGCCAGGAGCAGCCGTATCTCGACGAGTCAATCGGCACGCTCGCGGAGGCGCTCCAGTCGGCGGGGTACGACACCGCGTGTTACTCCTCGAACGCGTGGATTACGCCCTACACCCGGCTGACCGCGGGCTTCGACGAGCAGGACAACTTCTTCGAGGTGATGCCCGGCGAGTTCCTCTCGGGGACGCTCGCGGACCTCTGGCAGAAGGTCAACGACAACGACACGCTCCGCAGCGTCGCCAACAAACTCGTCGAGGTCGGCAACGACATCCACGAGTACTTCGCCGGCGCGGAGGGGGCCGACTCCAAGACGCCGGAGGTCATCGACAACGCCATCGACTTCACCGACGACGCCGACGAGTGGTTCACGTTCGTCAATCTGATGGACGCCCACCTCCCTGTCTACCCGCCCGAGGAGTACGCCCAGCAGTTCGCCCCCGGCGTCGACGCCACCGAGGTGTGTCAGAACTCGAAGGAGTACAACTCCGGTGCCCGCGACATCTCCGAGTCGGAGTTCGAGGACATCCGCGGGCTCTACGACGCCGAGATTCGCCACATGGACGCGGAACTCGACCGCCTCTTCTCGCATCTCAAGGAGACCGACCAGTGGGAGGACACGCTCGTCGTCGTGTGTGCCGACCACGGGGAACTCCACGGGGAACACGGACTGTACGGCCACGAGTTCGGCATCTACGACCCGCTCGTCAACGTCCCGCTCGTGGTCAAGACCCCCGGCGAGGAAGGGAGACGCGACGACACGCAGGTCGAGATGCAGGACCTCTATCACACGGTGCTCGACTTCACCGGCGTCTCGGCCGGTCGCGGTGAACCCCTGGATTCGACCCGTTCGCTGTTGTCGGCCGACTACCGCGACTTCGCCGACGGCGAGTACGCCTTCGTCGAGTACCACCGCCCGGTGGTCGAACTCAAGCAGCTGGAGACGAAGGCCGAGGAGGCCGGCATCACCCTCGACGAGGAGTCGCGCTACTACTCCCGGATGCGGGCGGCTCGCCGGGTCGATGGAAAGTACATCCGCAACGAGCGCATCACCGACGAGGCCTACCGCATCGACACCGACCCCGAGGAGCGGGACGACCGCATCGACGACCCCGACGAGGTCGTCGAGGAAATCGAGGCGACGCTGCGCGAGTTCGAGACGCGCGTCGGGGAGACGTGGGACGACGACTACGACCCCGACGCCGACGTGCTCGGGGAGATGGACGGCACCGCGAAGGACCGCCTGCAGGACCTCGGCTACCTGGAGTAG